Below is a genomic region from Schistocerca gregaria isolate iqSchGreg1 unplaced genomic scaffold, iqSchGreg1.2 ptg001131l, whole genome shotgun sequence.
cacctgatctgtcctaacctgacctgacctatcctgaccggacctaaactaacctaacctagcctaacctgacctaacctaacctaacctaacctaacctaacctaagcttacctaacctaaattaatcaaacctaacgtaacgtaacctaacctaacctaacctaacctaacctaacctaacctaacctaacctaacctaacctaacctaacctaacctaacctaacctaacctaacctaacctaacctaacctaacctaacctaacctaacctaacctaggctagaatagcctagcctaatgtagcccagcctagcctagcctagcgtagcctagcttatcctaccctagcctagcctaacctaacctagcctatcctagcctagcctaacctaacttaacctaacctaaccaaagctaacctatcacaacctaactcaacctaacctaaccacacctgaccaaaattaacctgacctatcctaacatgaaataacataacctgacctaaaatgacctcagatgccatacacacgaaacacagaggatataattatatatgcctgcagagcaagcaaatggaaataattgctcactgcaatgtcaagtttgttaattttttaggataacaatgtcgctcagtgttcctaatttagaaactataaatttgtgtgataatattaactttgacaaggatatatcctctcatagttgtactaatgtgtcattactgataataatacttgtgtgaaactggagaggcagtttaaatataacaaggaaaagaaacgggactcttgtaaggtacctagagtaaaaatcagggatataacatagctaattgacagcctaaaaaataaaagttctgctggatgggatgaatattctccttttctactaaaaaaatgcaagggggagttagccataccattagtccatttaataaattgtgtagttgaaggaggtgttcttccgatgaaattcaaacttggtatagttaaacctttatatcaaaaagaggaaagaaaacaaccacagaactacagaccagttgccttaacctcagtctttggtaaattgattgaaaaaataaagctagaaatattaatcgaccaccataattggaataacttaataggagaattccaacatggattgagaagtggtcggagcacgaaatctgcaacagtacagattgtacactgtctgataaactaacctaacctgacctgacctaacctgacctcacatgatctgacttgacatgacctgacatgacctcacctgatctgtcctaacctgacctgacctgacctgaccggacctaaactaacctaacctagcctaacctgacctaacctaacctaacctaacctaacctaacctaaccttaccttacctaacctaacctaacctaacctaacctaacctaacctaacctaacctaacctaacctaacctaacctaacctaacctaacctaacctaacctaaactaacctaacctagcctaacctgacctaacctaacctaacataacctaacctaacctaagcttacctaacctaaattaatcaaacctaacataacctaacctaacctaaccaaacctaaaataacctaacctaacctaacctaacctaacctaacctaacctaacctaacctaacctaacctaacttaacctaacctaacctaacctaacctaaactaacctaacctaacctaaactaacctaacctaacctaacctaacctaacctaacctaacctaacctaacctaacctaacctaacctaacctaacctaacctatcctaacctatcctaacctaacctaacctaacctaacctaacctaacctaacctaacctaacctaacctaacctaacctaacctaaacctaaactaacctaaacctaacctaacctaaacctaacctaaccaaacctaacctaacctaacctaacctaacctaacctaacctaacctaacctaacctaacctaacctaacctaacctaacctaacctaacctaacctaacctaacctaacctaacctaacctaacctaacctaacctaacctaacctaacctaacctaacctaacctaacctaggctagaatagcctagcctaatgtagcccagcctagcctagcctagcgtagcctagcttatcctaccctagcctagcctaacctaacctagcctatcctagcctagcctaacctaacttaacctaacctatcccaacctaactcaacctaacctaaccacacctgaccaaaattaacctgacctatcctaacatgaaataacataacctgacctaaaatgacctcagatgccatacacatgaaacacagagaatataattatatatgcctgcagagcaagcaaatggaaataattgctcactgcaatgtcaagtttgttaattttttaggataacaatgtcgctcagtgttcctaatttagaaactataaatttgtgtgataatattaactttgacaaggatatatcctctcataattgtactaatgtgtcattactgaaaataatacttgtgtgaaactggagaggcagtttaaatataacaaggaaaagaaacgggactcttgtaaggtacctagagtaaaaatcagggatataacatagctaattgacagcctaaaaaataaaagttctgctggatgggatgaatattctccttttctactaaaaaaatgcaagggggagttagccataccattagtccatttaataaattgtgtagttgaaggaggtgttcttccgatgaaattcaaacttggtatagttaaacctttatatcaaaaagaggaaagaaaacaaccacagaactacagaccagttgccttaacctcagtctttggtaaattgattgaaaaaataaagctagaaatattaatcgaccaccataattggAATaccttaataggagatttccaacatggattgagaagtggtacacacgcgagacagataacagtacagattgtacactgtctgataaactaacctaacctgacctgacctaagctgacctcacatgatctgacttgacatgacctgacatgacctcacctgatctgtcctaacctgacctgacctgacctgaccggacctaaactaacctaacctagcctaacctgacctaacctaacctaacctaacctaacctaacctaagcttacctaacctaaattaatcaaacctaacgtaacctaacgtaacgtaaccctaaccctaacctaacctaacctaacctaacctaacctaacctaacgtaacctaacctaacctaaacgtaactaacctaacctaacctaacctaacctaacctaacctaacctaacctaactacctaaccaaacctaacctaacctaacctaacctaacctaacctaacctaacctaacctaacctaacctaacctaacctaaacctaacctaacctaacctaacctaacctaacctaacctaacctaacctaacctaacctaacctaacctaacctaacctaacctaacctacctaacctaacctaacctacacctaacctaacctaacctaacctaacctaacctaacctaacctaacctaacctaacctaacctaacctaacctaacctaacctaacctaacctacctaacctaacctaacctaaacctaacctaacctaacctaacctaacctaacctaacctaacctaacctaacctaacctaacctaacctaacctaaactaacctaacctagcctaacctgacctaacctaacctaacataacctaacctaacctaagcttacctaacctaaattaatcaaacctaacataacctaacctaacctaaccaaacctaaataatctaacctaacctaacctaacctaacctaacctaacctaacctaacctaacttaacctaacctaacctaacctaacctaaactaacctaacctaacctaacctaacctaacctaacctaacctaacctaacctaacctaacctaacctaacctaacctaacctaacctatcctaacctatcctaacctaacctaacctacctaacctaacctaacctaacctaacctaacctaacctaacctaacctaacctaaacctaaactaacctaaacctaacctaacctaaacctaacctaacctaacctaaccaaacctaacctaacctaacctaacctaacctaacctaacctaacctaacctaacctaacctaacctaacctaacctaacctaacctaaccaaacctaacctaacctaacctaacctaacctaacctaacctaacctaggctagaatagcctagcctaatgtagcccagcctagcctagcctagcgtagcctagcttatcctaccctagcctagcctaacctaacctagcctatcctagcctagcctaacctaacttaacctaacctatcccaacctaactcaacctaacctaaccacacctgaccaaaattaacctgacctatcctaacatgaaataacataacctgacctaaaatgacctcagatgccatacacatgaaacacagaggatataattatatatgcctgcagagcaagcaaatggaaataattgctcactgcaatgtcaagtttgttaattttttaggataacaatgtcgctcagtgttcctaatttagaaactataaatttgtgtgataatattaactttgacaaggatatatcctctcataattgtactaatgtgtcattactgaaaataatacttgtgtgaaactggagaggcagtttaaatataacaaggaaaagaaacgggactcttgtaaggtacctagagtaaaaatcagggatataacatagctaattgacagcctaaaaaataaaagttctgctggatgggatgaatattctccttttctactaaaaaaaatgcaagggggagttagccataccattagaccatttaataaattgtgtagttgaaggaggtgttcttccgatgaaattcaaaccacagaactacagaccagttgccttaacctcagtctttggtaaattgattgaaaaaataaagctagaaatattaatcgaccaccataattggAATaccttaataggagatttccaacatggattgagaagtggtcggagcacgaaatctgcaacagtacagattgtacactgtctgataaactaacctaacctgacctgacctaagctgacctcacatgatctgacttgacatgacctgacatgacctcacctgatctgtcctaacctgacctgacctgacctgaccggacctaaactaacctaacctaacctaacctgacctaacctaacctaacctaacctaacctaacctaagcttacctaacctaaattaatcaaacctaacgtaacgtaacctaacctaacctaacctaacctaacctaacctaacctaacctaacctaacgtaacctaacgtaacgtaacctaacctaacctaacctaacctaacctaacctaacctaacctaacctaacctaacctaacctaacctaacctaggctagaatagcctagcctaatgtagcccagcctagcctagcctagcgtagcctagcttatcctaccctagcctagcctaacctaacctagcctatcctagcctagcctaacctaacttaacctaacctaaccaaagctaacctatcccaacctaactcaacctaacctaaccacacctgaccaaaattaacctgacctatcctaacatgaaataacataacctgacctaaaatgacctcagatgccatacacacgaaacacagaggatataattatatatgccctgcagagcaagcaaatggaaataattgctcactgcaatgtcaagtttgttaattttttaggataacaatgtcgctcagtgttcctaatttagaaactataaatttgtgtgataatattaactttgacaaggatatatcctctcataattgtactaatgtgtcattacagaaaataatacttgtgtgaaactggagaggcagtttaaatataacaaggaaaagaaacgggactcttgtaaggtacctagagtaaaaatcagggatataacatagctaattgacagcctaaaaaataaaagttctgctggatggatgaatattctccttttctactaaaaaaatgcaaggggggagttagccataccattagtccatttaataaattgtgtagttgaaggaggtgttcttccgatgaaattcaaacttggtatagttaaacctttatatcaaaaagaggaaagaaaacaaccacagaactacagaccagttgccttaacctcagtctttggtaaattgattgaaaaaataaagctagaaatattaatcgaccaccataattggaataacttaataggagatttccaacatggattgagaagtggtcggagcacgaaatctgcaacagtacagattgtacactgtctgataaactaacctaacctgacctgacctaacctgacctcacatgatctgacttgacatgacctgacataacctgacctcacatgatctgacttgacatgacctgacatgacctcacctgatctgtcctaacctgacctgacctgacctgaccggacctaaactaacctaacctagcctaacctgacctaacctaacctaacctaacctaaactaacctaagcttacctaacctaaattaatcaaacctaacctaacctaacctaacctaacctaacctaacctaacctaacctaacctaacctaacctaacctaacctaacctaacctaacctaacctaacctaacctaacctaacctaacctaacctaacctaacctaacctaacctaacctaacctaacctaacctaacctaacctaacctaacctaacctaacctaacctaacctaacctaacctaacctaacctaacctaacctaacctaacctaacctaacctaacctaacctaacctaacctaacctaacctaacctaacctaacctaacctaacctaacctaacctaacctaacctaacctaacctaacctaacctaacctaacctaacctaacctaacctaacctaacctaacctaacctaacctaacctaacctaacctaacctaacctaacctaacctaacctaacctaacctaacctaacctaacctaacctaacctaacctaacctaacctaacctaacctaacctaacctaacctaacctaacctaacctaacctaacctaacctaacctaacctaacctaacctaacctaacctaacctaacctaacctaacctaacctaacctaacctaacctaacctaacctaacctaacctaacctaacctaacctaacctaacctaacctaacctaacctaacctaacctaacctaacctaacctaacctaacctaacctaacctaacctaacctaacctaacctaacctaacctaacctaacctaacctaacctaacctaacctaacctaacctaacctaacctaacctaacctaacctaacctaacctaacctaacctaacctaacctaacctaacctaacctaacctaacctaacctaacctaacctaacctaacctaacctaacctaacctaacctaacctaacctaacctaacctaacctaacctaacctaacctaacctaacctaacctaacctaacctaacctaacctaacctaacctaacctaacctaacctaacctaacctaacctaacctaacctaacctaacctaacctaacctaacctaacctaacctaacctaacctaacctaggctaggatagcctagcctaatgtagcccagcctagcctagcttagcgtagcctagcttatcctaccctagcctagcctaacctaacctagcctagcctagcctagcctaacctaacttaacctattctaaccaaagctaacctatcccaacctaactcaacctaacctaaccacacctgaccaaaattaacctgacctatcctaacatgaaataacataacctgacctaacataacctcagatgccatacacacgaaacacagaatttataattatatatgcctgcagagcaagcaaatggaaataattgctcactgcaatgtcaagtttgttaattttttaggataacaatgtcgctcagtgttcctaatttagaaactataaaattgtgtgacaatattaactttgacaaggatatatcctctcataattgtactaatgtgtcattactgaaaataatacttgtgtgaaactggagaggcagtttaaatataacaaggaaaagaaacgggactcttgtaaggtacctagagtaaaaatcagggatataacatagctaattgacagcctaaaaaataaaagttctgctggatgggatgaatattctccttttctactaaaaaaatgcaagggggagttagccataccattagtccatttaataaattgtgtagttgaaggaggtgttcttccgatgaaattcaaacttggtatagttaaacctttatatcaaaaagaggaaagaaaacaaccacagaactacagaccagttgccttaacctcagtctttggtaaattgat
It encodes:
- the LOC126328523 gene encoding uncharacterized protein LOC126328523; its protein translation is MSLSVPNLETINLCDNINFDKDISSHNFEGGVLPMKFKLGIVKPLYQKEERKQPQNYRPVALTSVFGKLIEKIKLEILIDHHNWNNLIGDFQHGLRSGRSTKSATVQISKQMEIIAHCNVKFVNFLG
- the LOC126328521 gene encoding uncharacterized protein LOC126328521 — translated: MSLSVPNLETINLCDNINFDKDISSHSFEGGVLPMKFKLGIVKPLYQKEERKQPQNYRPVALTSVFGKLIEKIKLEILIDHHNWNNLIGEFQHGLRSGRSTKSATVQISKQMEIIAHCNVKFVNFLG